Proteins from one Carcharodon carcharias isolate sCarCar2 chromosome 19, sCarCar2.pri, whole genome shotgun sequence genomic window:
- the LOC121291118 gene encoding class I histocompatibility antigen, F10 alpha chain-like isoform X1, giving the protein MLLILFSISLGFSWVSPDTNSHTVIYTVTSGIEEFPEITHVGMVNGVQIDHYDSEVRRCIPRQQFMAEYFDMKHWDYVSDLVKSHSHLAKESQNEILKMTNQTSGIHTLQWIRSVVITEDGSMKRSMRFGLDGKDYISLEPDRMRWVASNHFAVKTKEKWDSDETWNNYWENYLQQVFVPHLKKYLRAGKEYFERRVQPEVFISRNDPDSQYKPLTLSCLVTGFYPVDIEVSWLRNGEVMSETLSSGVRPNHDGTHQTQKEIEINAGDEDQYSCQIEHSSLAETQLYQWEIPGNSAGRSHLGMIFGLVAALAALLLIIGIIIWNSKQRASDVTVPERSSS; this is encoded by the exons ATGTTGCTGATCCTTTTCTCCATCTCCCTGGGTTTTTCCTGGGTCTCTCCCG acacaaactcacacacggtGATATACACTGTAACCTCCGGCATTGAAGAGTTTCCTGAGATTACACATGTTGGGATGGTCAATGGAGTCCAAATAGATCATTATGACAGTGAGGTCCGTCGGTGCATCCCCAGGCAGCAGTTCATGGCTGAATATTTCGATATGAAACACTGGGACTATGTCTCAGATCTGGTGAAGTCACATTCACACCTGGCAAAGGAGAGTCAGAATGAAATACTGAAGATGACAAATCAGACATCCG GAATTCACACTCTTCAATGGATTCGATCTGTTGTGATCACTGAAGACGGCTCCATGAAGAGATCGATGCGGTTTGGATTAGATGGAAAGGACTATATTAGTTTAGAGCCAGACAGAATGAGATGGGTCGCAAGCAATCACTTTGCAGTGAAGACTAAGGAAAAATGGGATTCTGATGAAACCTGGAACAACTACTGGGAAAACTATCTACAACAAGTATTTGTTCCACATCTGAAGAAATATTTACGAGCTGGGAAGGAATATTTTGAAAGGAGAG TTCAGCCTGAAGTGTTCATCTCCAGAAATGACCCCGATAGTCAGTACAAgccgctcactctctcctgtctggTTACTGGGTTTTATCCTGTAGACATCGAGGTGAGCTGGCTAAGGAATGGAGAGGTAATGTCTGAGACACTATCCTCGGGGGTTCGACCCAACCACGATGGGACCCATCAGACCCAGAAAGAGATTGAAATAAATGCTGGGGATGAGGATCAATACTCCTGTCAAATTGAACACAGCAGCCTGGCAGAGACCCAGCTCTATCAGTGGG AAATCCCGGGAAACAGTGCAGGACGCTCCCATCTTGGAATGATATTTGGATTAGTCGCTGCACTGGCTGCTCTACTTCTGATAATCGGAATAATCATCTGGAACAGCAAACAGAGAG CTTCTGATGTCACTGTTCCAGAACGTTCCAGCAGCtaa
- the LOC121291118 gene encoding class I histocompatibility antigen, F10 alpha chain-like isoform X2: MLLILFSISLGFSWVSPDTNSHTVIYTVTSGIEEFPEITHVGMVNGVQIDHYDSEVRRCIPRQQFMAEYFDMKHWDYVSDLVKSHSHLAKESQNEILKMTNQTSGIHTLQWIRSVVITEDGSMKRSMRFGLDGKDYISLEPDRMRWVASNHFAVKTKEKWDSDETWNNYWENYLQQVFVPHLKKYLRAGKEYFERRVQPEVFISRNDPDSQYKPLTLSCLVTGFYPVDIEVSWLRNGEVMSETLSSGVRPNHDGTHQTQKEIEINAGDEDQYSCQIEHSSLAETQLYQWEIPGNSAGRSHLGMIFGLVAALAALLLIIGIIIWNSKQRGHSQSLIDE; this comes from the exons ATGTTGCTGATCCTTTTCTCCATCTCCCTGGGTTTTTCCTGGGTCTCTCCCG acacaaactcacacacggtGATATACACTGTAACCTCCGGCATTGAAGAGTTTCCTGAGATTACACATGTTGGGATGGTCAATGGAGTCCAAATAGATCATTATGACAGTGAGGTCCGTCGGTGCATCCCCAGGCAGCAGTTCATGGCTGAATATTTCGATATGAAACACTGGGACTATGTCTCAGATCTGGTGAAGTCACATTCACACCTGGCAAAGGAGAGTCAGAATGAAATACTGAAGATGACAAATCAGACATCCG GAATTCACACTCTTCAATGGATTCGATCTGTTGTGATCACTGAAGACGGCTCCATGAAGAGATCGATGCGGTTTGGATTAGATGGAAAGGACTATATTAGTTTAGAGCCAGACAGAATGAGATGGGTCGCAAGCAATCACTTTGCAGTGAAGACTAAGGAAAAATGGGATTCTGATGAAACCTGGAACAACTACTGGGAAAACTATCTACAACAAGTATTTGTTCCACATCTGAAGAAATATTTACGAGCTGGGAAGGAATATTTTGAAAGGAGAG TTCAGCCTGAAGTGTTCATCTCCAGAAATGACCCCGATAGTCAGTACAAgccgctcactctctcctgtctggTTACTGGGTTTTATCCTGTAGACATCGAGGTGAGCTGGCTAAGGAATGGAGAGGTAATGTCTGAGACACTATCCTCGGGGGTTCGACCCAACCACGATGGGACCCATCAGACCCAGAAAGAGATTGAAATAAATGCTGGGGATGAGGATCAATACTCCTGTCAAATTGAACACAGCAGCCTGGCAGAGACCCAGCTCTATCAGTGGG AAATCCCGGGAAACAGTGCAGGACGCTCCCATCTTGGAATGATATTTGGATTAGTCGCTGCACTGGCTGCTCTACTTCTGATAATCGGAATAATCATCTGGAACAGCAAACAGAGAG